The Salvelinus sp. IW2-2015 linkage group LG31, ASM291031v2, whole genome shotgun sequence genome window below encodes:
- the pygo2 gene encoding pygopus homolog 2 codes for MAAESGRLLAGQGQGKRGKGGQMKSPEKKKRKSNAQGPGGAFSHLSEFAPPPTPMVDHLVASNPFDDDFGPPSLPSRPGGAGGPGGGPFLPSPGAGGGGGPYGGGGRMGPGGMGFMGGPGGPVGGPGGPGRRPPFGPGPPNAGPHHQLGFGGMPGFGGGGGGGGFPGPGGPSQFNMPPNFSPPMHPGPAFNPMLSPGGMGGPGGGGPPHPRFGMPPQQQHGQGGHPFNSPPLTGGGGPRGPPHGPMTPMGGMPGGMNMMGAMGGGPGGNMGGTPSLPPQGQFPPSQDGPYPGPSPPGPGNEEGKNFGGGGPQSGPPQQQQQPNLNSSGPPGPNNTPPGPPNSGPPQPGGGFPGHPDQHPNPNTPGQPPSAPPQPNPNSSPTGPLNGSQPQQLPPNQLQGPNSTNTPSSNNPSQQQSTLPNSAPGSTPYNQQNNAPGGCPMPNAPPNSAQNNLTNSGGNTPASNPNPPSNSTPNTQSPLPPGPANTSTGPGAGPGKMGGPGMVFPCGFCLSEVHDDQDAILCEASCQRWFHRDCTGLTEPAYGLLTRESSAVWACDFCLKTKEIQAVYVRQGLGQLVAANEG; via the exons ATGGCTGCCGAATCGGGGAGACTCCTGGCAGGACAAGGCCAAGGAAAGCGAGGCAAAG GTGGACAGATGAAGAgcccagagaagaagaagaggaaatcCAATGCTCAG GGGCCTGGTGGCGCGTTCTCCCACCTCTCTGAGTTTGCGCCCCCTCCCACCCCCATGGTGGACCACCTGGTTGCCTCCAACCCTTTTGACGATGACTTTGGCCCCCCGTCACTGCCGTCCCGACCCGGTGGGGCTGGAGGTCCAGGAGGGGGTCCCTTCCTCCCCAGCCCCGGggcaggtggaggaggagggccRTATGGGGGTGGAGGCAGGATGGGCCCCGGGGGCATGGGCTTCATGGGGGGCCCCGGAGGACCCGTAGGAGGCCCTGGAGGTCCAGGTCGGAGACCGCCTTTCGGCCCAGGACCACCCAACGCAGGACCGCACCACCAGCTGGGCTTTGGGGGAATGCCTGGCTTYgggggtggaggtggtggaggaggtttCCCTGGGCCTGGGGGTCCGTCGCAATTTAACATGCCCCCCAATTTCAGTCCCCCCATGCACCCTGGACCAGCGTTCAACCCCATGCTGTCCCCTGGTGGTATGGGGGGTCCTGGAGGAGGGGGGCCACCACACCCTCGGTTTGGGATGCCCCCGCAGCAACAGCACGGACAGGGTGGGCACCCCTTCAACAGCCCCCCTTTAACAGGTGGCGGMGGCCCCAGGGGACCCCCCCATGGCCCCATGACCCCCATGGGGGGCATGCCTGGAGGGATGAACATGATGGGGGCCATGGGAGGTGGCCCCGGAGGAAACATGGGAGGGACGCCAAGTCTACCCCCTCAAGGACAGTTCCCTCCTTCACAAGATGGGCCCTACCCAGGCCCCAGCCCCCCGGGCCCAGGAAATGAGGAAGGGAAGAACTTTGGTGGAGGCGGGCCCCAGTCTGGGcctcctcagcagcagcagcagcctaaCTTAAACTCCTCTGGTCCCCCAGGTCCCAACAACACTCCCCCCGGGCCTCCCAACTCTGGCCCTCCCCAGCCTGGAGGAGGCTTCCCTGGACACCCTGACCAGCATCCCAACCCCAACACACCCGGCCAGCCCCCCTCAGCACCGCCCCAGCCCAACCCTAACTCCTCCCCCACCGGCCCCCTCAACGGATCCCAGCCTCAGCAGCTGCCGCCGAATCAGCTGCAGGGGCCCAACTCTACCAACACCCCCTCTTCCAATAACCCATCCCAGCAGCAGTCGACTCTGCCCAATTCTGCCCCCGGCTCCACCCCTTACAACCAGCAGAACAACGCTCCTGGTGGATGCCCCATGCCCAATGCTCCCCCCAACTCTGCCCAGAACAACTTGACCAACAGTGGGGGCAACACCCCCGCCAGCAACCCTAACCCCCCTTCCAATTCCACTCCCAACACCCAGTCTCCGCTGCCCCCCGGCCCCGCCAACACCTCCACGGGCCCAGGCGCCGGTCCAGGAAAGATGGGGGGCCCGGGCATGGTGTTCCCCTGTGGCTTCTGCCTGTCAGAGGTGCACGATGACCAGGATGCCATCTTGTGCGAGGCTTCGTGCCAGCGCTGGTTCCACCGTGACTGCACGGGCCTGACTGAGCCGGCCTACGGGCTGCTGACCCGGGAGAGCTCTGCCGTCTGGGCCTGCGACTTCTGCCTCAAAACCAAGGAGATCCAGGCTGTGTACGTCCGCCAGGGCCTGGGCCAGCTGGTGGCTGCCAATGAAGGCTGA